CCCACCCCTGACCTGCGCGGCCGCCGCCGCATCCTTGAGGTCCACACCAAGCGTACGCCGCTGGATCCCGACGTGGACCTGGATACCCTGGCCCGCGGCACGCCGGGCTTCTCCGGCGCCGATCTGGAGAACCTGGTCAACGAAGCCGCCCTGCAGGCCGCCAAGCTCAATGCCACCAAGGTGGACATGCACGACTTCGAATACGCCAAGGACAAGGTGCTCATGGGCCGCGAACGCCGCAGCCTGATCCTCTCCGACGAGGAAAAGCGCATCACGGCCTACCATGAGGGCGGCCATGCCCTGGCGGCCCGCCTGCTGCCCGGTTCCGACCCCGTGCACAAGGTCACCATCATCCCCCGCGGCCGCGCCCTGGGCCTGACCATGCAGCTGCCCGAGGAAGACCGCCACGGCTACTCGCGCAACTACCTGCGCAACAACCTGGTGGTGCTGCTGGGCGGCCGCGTGGCGGAAGAGATCGTCTTTGACGACATCACCACCGGAGCTTCCAACGATATCGAGCGCGTGACCCGCATGGCCCGCAAGATGGTCTGTGAGTGGGGCATGAGCGACGCCATCGGCACCCTGTCCATCGGCGAGACCGGTGAAGAGGTCTTCATCGGCCGTGAATGGGTGCAGAACAAGAACTACAGCGAAGAGACCGCCCGTCTGGTGGACGCCGAGGTCAAGCGCATCGTGGAAGAGGCCCATGCCCGCTGCGTCAAGCTGCTGGAAGACAACCGTGCGGCCCTGGACCGCATCGCGCAGGCCCTGCTGGAACGCGAGACCATCAGCGGCGAGGAACTGGATCTGCTCATGGAGAACAAGCCCCTGCCGCCGCTGGATGCCAACGGCAAGCCGGTGAAGGCCGCCCCTGCCGGGGACTTCGTGCTGGAGCCGGATCCGTCCGATGCGGACGCCGCGGCGCCCGGGGCGGACACGGCTGCCGAGGCCGCTCCCCGGAAGGCGGAGCAGGGCGATGCGGCCACGGGCAAAATGCAGGACAACGATGAAAACGAACAGCGCAAGCAATAATCCTCTGTCTGGGGAGCCGTCCCGCCGGGGCGGCTCCTGGCTGTGTCTTGGGGGCGGGGCGGTGACGACCTCTGCCCCCTTTGGCGTTATGGGCATCGTCAACCTGACGCCGGATTCCTTTTATGACGGCGGCACGCACGATTCCGCGGACCTGGGCCTGGCCCATGCCGTGCGCCTGCATGCGGAAGGGGCCGACATCCTCGACCTGGGGGCGGAGTCTTTCCGGCCCGGTGCGCAGGCACTGGAGCCGGAAGAGGAACTGCTGCGCCTCATGCCCGTGCTGCGGGAGCTGCGGCGGGAGATCCCCGGGGCCGTGCTCTCCGTGGATACCTACCATGCGGCCACGGCGGCCGCCGTGCTGGAAGAGGGCGTGCAGATCATCAACGATATCTCGGCCTGTGCCTTCGACCCCGGCCTGCTGGACGTGCTCGTCCAGTACAAGCCCGGCTATGTGCTCATGCACAGCCAGGGCCGGCCGGACGTCATGCAGCAGGATCCCCGCTACGCGGACGTGCGTTCCGAGGTCATGGCCTTTTTCGAGCGCGGGCTGCACCGCCTGACGGCCGCCGGTCTGCCGGAAGAGCACATCGTGCTGGACCCCGGCATCGGCTTCGGCAAGACCCTGGGCCACAACCTGGAGCTGCTGGCCCATGCGGAGGACTGGCTCGCCTTCGGGCGGCCCGTGCTCCTGGGCCTGTCCATGAAATCCATGTTCGGGCAGCTGCTGGGCCTCACCACCCCGGAACGGGGCTGCGCCACCCAGGTGGCCACGGCCTTGCTCTGGGAAAAGGGGCTGTTCTGGCACCGTGTGCATGATGTGGCCGCCACGCGCCGGACCCTCACCCTGGCGGCGGCCCTCCGCGATCCTGCAGGGGCCTGCCGGCCCTGAGGAGCTGTCGTGCCGTGCGGGCCATTTGCCTGTTGCGCCGGCGTGCGCTTGTTTTTATACTGCGCGCCGGCTGCCCGGCATCCGTGATGCGGCAGACGGCAAAGGGGGACGCCACCCCGTGGCGTGGAAGGGGATTTTTCTGATGCCCAAGGATAGGGACCGTGCTGGAACATGTGGTTTTTGAATGGCGTGACGCGCTGGATATCCTGCTGGTGGCAGTGCTGCTCTACCAGGTCATCCAGCTGTTGCGGGGATCGCGTGCCCTGACGGTGCTGACCGGTCTCGGCCTGCTGACCCTGCTGTATTTCATTTCGCGCAGCATGGCGCTGTATACCCTGACCTGGCTGCTGCAGCATGTCTTCAGCTCCCTGTTCCTGCTCATCGTGGTCATCTTCCAGAGCGACATCCGGCAGGCACTGGGCGAGATAGGGACCAACAACCTTTTCCGCAAGCGCGCGTTGCAGCATTCGGCCGTGGAAGAGGTGGTCATGGCCTGTGTGGAGATGGCCCGCCTGCGTGTGGGGGCCCTCATCGTCATCGAACGGGGCACCCGGCTGGATGACATGATCAAGCGCGAGGGCGTGCGGGTGGATGCCCTGCTGTCGCGCCAGCTGCTCATGAACATCTTCTATCCCAAGGCGCCCCTGCATGACGGTGCCGTGCTCATCAGCAAGGGACGCATCACGGCCGCGGCCTGCATCCTGCCCCTGGCCGAGGCCAAGGGTCAGTCGTTCGGCACGCGGCACCGCGCCGCCCTGGGCATGACACAGGAATGCGATGCCGTGGTGGTCGTGGTCTCGGAAGAGCGCGGCGAGATCTCCGTGGCCATAAAGGGCGAGCTCGTCCGCAGTCTTGATGCCACGCGCTTGAGGCAGGTGCTCAATGATATCCTCTAGGAACAGCCGCAAGGCCCCCCATCTCCTTTCCCTGTTCGTGG
This is a stretch of genomic DNA from Desulfovibrio piger. It encodes these proteins:
- the ftsH gene encoding ATP-dependent zinc metalloprotease FtsH produces the protein MLWAAIVLAMVMLFNMFQQPQSSAQKVSYTDFINRVDGGQINSVEIQGNTLIGRGPDGASVQTYAPRDNELVSRLLDKKVEVKAQPPEEQPWYMTLLVSWFPMLLLIGVWIFFMRQMQGGGGKAMSFGRSRARLLNQDSARVTFDDVAGVDEAKEELSEVVEFLSNPKKFTRLGGRIPKGVLLVGPPGTGKTLLARAVAGEAGVPFFSISGSDFVEMFVGVGASRVRDLFVQGKKNAPCLIFIDEIDAVGRKRGAGLGGGHDEREQTLNQLLVEMDGFESNEGVILLAATNRPDVLDPALLRPGRFDRQVVVPTPDLRGRRRILEVHTKRTPLDPDVDLDTLARGTPGFSGADLENLVNEAALQAAKLNATKVDMHDFEYAKDKVLMGRERRSLILSDEEKRITAYHEGGHALAARLLPGSDPVHKVTIIPRGRALGLTMQLPEEDRHGYSRNYLRNNLVVLLGGRVAEEIVFDDITTGASNDIERVTRMARKMVCEWGMSDAIGTLSIGETGEEVFIGREWVQNKNYSEETARLVDAEVKRIVEEAHARCVKLLEDNRAALDRIAQALLERETISGEELDLLMENKPLPPLDANGKPVKAAPAGDFVLEPDPSDADAAAPGADTAAEAAPRKAEQGDAATGKMQDNDENEQRKQ
- the folP gene encoding dihydropteroate synthase, with amino-acid sequence MGIVNLTPDSFYDGGTHDSADLGLAHAVRLHAEGADILDLGAESFRPGAQALEPEEELLRLMPVLRELRREIPGAVLSVDTYHAATAAAVLEEGVQIINDISACAFDPGLLDVLVQYKPGYVLMHSQGRPDVMQQDPRYADVRSEVMAFFERGLHRLTAAGLPEEHIVLDPGIGFGKTLGHNLELLAHAEDWLAFGRPVLLGLSMKSMFGQLLGLTTPERGCATQVATALLWEKGLFWHRVHDVAATRRTLTLAAALRDPAGACRP
- the cdaA gene encoding diadenylate cyclase CdaA; protein product: MLEHVVFEWRDALDILLVAVLLYQVIQLLRGSRALTVLTGLGLLTLLYFISRSMALYTLTWLLQHVFSSLFLLIVVIFQSDIRQALGEIGTNNLFRKRALQHSAVEEVVMACVEMARLRVGALIVIERGTRLDDMIKREGVRVDALLSRQLLMNIFYPKAPLHDGAVLISKGRITAAACILPLAEAKGQSFGTRHRAALGMTQECDAVVVVVSEERGEISVAIKGELVRSLDATRLRQVLNDIL